TTGGGCATCGTTCTCTTGCAAGGTATGCTTGGCCTTTTACTCCAGCATCCGAttcgtttcttctttcatcCTTTCGCGTCACTTTCAGACTTGGCTGCAATTGGTTTTAAAGTGCTACTGATGAGGAGCCAAACACGGAAcaccaaaaaaatattatgatatTGAAATGAAAAATGTTATGTGTACTCCAATGTTGTGTATATTGAAATGGTGCTAAATTACGTGACTAAGGATTGAATCCTGTCGACATCAAGATTTGGAAGCTATATTGGGGTATCCCTTATTACATGGGGTTGGAATAGGATCTTGTCAGGTTAGAATTTCATGCGGTATTGGTATCCATCAATTGGATGATGCAATAATAGTAAACTGCAATGGCCGATATAACCCTGGTGAACTTAATCATTGCCATTGGCTAGAAGAATTTTTCATAGTCTACACCTTGGATTTGAGTATAATCTCTCCCTACTAACTGAGCTTTGAAGGTCTTAACCTTACAATCCATGCCCCTTTTTGACTATCCACTTGCTTCTTGTGAGTTTTACCTTTTGAAAGGGTCTACAACATCGAAATGCTATTAGCCTCCAAGGAATCCATTTTTAGCTCCCTAACTCATGGTTCGCCGTATCGGCCTAAATCCGACTGTATGGATTCAGGCTGATACGGaacgtaccgtaccataccagcTCAGTATCAATACTCGGTACGAGTGGCATGCTAatactcggtatgccaaaaagATTTTGTACTGTACCATATCGACATAGCACTAATGTGGTACCAGTATGAGATTCAGTACCGAGGTGGCGAATCTTGTCCTGGCATCCTTTCATAGAAGAGTCAACTACTGAGAGAGCCTCTTGATATATGCAAGGATTTGCATTATCCTCATTATTGGGAGTAATGAATAATGCTCACCTAGATAAGTTAACCACTTAAGGCTGTTGCCTTGCTCTCAGACATTTTCTTTATGGGACTGGAATTTTAAGAGAACAACATCATTTACAACTTGAGGCTCATCAACTCTTTTGTCATTAAGTCTATTTCTTGGTGCTTATGTTCACCGAGGATGATATCCTCTTCTACAAATGCAGCATTTCTACTAACGAAAATTTTATGATCCTCCTTGTTATAGAAAAACTAATCTTTTGTTTCTTCAGGATATTCCACAAGGTGACAAAGTTTACCTCATGCTTTCAACTTATTGAGGTTGATTTGCTTTATGTAAGTAGGACAATCACACGCTCTAAGGTGTGTCGAGGTAGCTTCTTTCCACTCCACATTTGATATAGCTAACCCTTGCTAATTTAGTTAGACCAAGTTTAAATTATATACCACACTTTGCGACATGTAATTTAATCACGGTGAAGGCTGCTATTGCGGCAGAACAAGGAgatagaggaagagggaggaggaagaggaggagaggaagagaggaggagaagaggaaaaagaagggaggaggatgagagagaaggagggggaggaagagagaggggaaaaaagaaCGTAGGAAGAAACTCTTATTCACttcattaaaaccctaatcatAAGATTGTCCTCTATATATAGGGTCAAATaaacacaattaacataaaaccccTTGCAAAGAAATAACtccaaataagcccaaaaataacacaaataagccctacacTAATAAAATGCAAACAcgcccagaaataaaaataaaataaaaatgcaaataagATGGTGGACTAGACGGGCGGATAATCAGCTCCAATGTCTCCATCAAGAGTTTAATTCgctcaccaattagaaagggttctaattgttaagtttgggttcaCGCAAATTGGACCTAAattgattagaagagttctaatcaagttaggtcaacttgcacccgCATCTACTGCTAGCtaggtatggaacccaatggatcacacacaagaaaactgatTAAGGATCTAATACGATTAGattatgtttgcaagatgaacatacTAGCATGTGTTACAAACTTTGGCTCCTGATTTGAATTGgatttgaatctgattcttgatttGGAttaatctaatttgattagatcatatcctaATATGGGTTGGttaagagttggcacctaattggcttggtttgaatctaactggattagatttgatgatACATTCATTTTTGACCATTAGATCTTCAtcaaccattggatgaagatataatggcgagttggtttgaacccaattggattgggttaaatAGGACCTTTAATCATAACCATttgatcttcatcagccattggatgaagacatattAGGATCATGTTGTGGCGCCTtggattggagcccttggatcatcatcaagccattggatgatgacataactCCCTTCTTGATGGCGCCTTCAATCATAGCCATTGGATTATGATGTCCACCATTGGATAGGGACATAATTGCACTACAGGAAAAAGGACCTATCCCGACGCTTTTTGGgacctttagcgacgctttttagcgtcggctAAAGTACCGCCGACGCAAACAGAAGCGTCACCAAAGCGTCGGTGATACTGGAGTGGGAAAAGTTTTTTCCGACGCTCTTGAGAAGCGTTGTAAAAGGTtgatttttagcgacgcttaaacgCGTCGTTAAAAATTATTTAGGTAAGAACGCCCAATTCAAAGTTTTAAAGGGTCAATTGAGGAGGATTTTAGGGAAGATATGGAGGAAATATGGTCGGATCTTGCTTTCCATGTGGTGGGATTTGGGTGGGGCTTCGTTACATCTGCCTCCCTCCCTTTCCCAGGGAATCCATTATATAGAGAAAACACCCCTATAACCCAACCCCACACCTCCTCTTATTCCATACCCCtccctcttcttgttcttcttaggAGTACTCAGCCACCATGGCTGTTGCTGCAGAGACTCAGTTCCATGTCTTAGCTGTGGATGACATTTAGGAAACCGACGCGAAGCTTGACATCGAGGATGCGGCAGAAGACGTGGGGAGGCACATCGTAATGGAGGAGCCCAACGCCGCCGCCGTCTCCAAGCTGCTCGAGATGCCCCTGCAGCAAGTACACCACCACTCTCCCCTTCCTCGGCAAGGATATCAACGGCCCCGCGCAGGCGTGCCAGAGCTCCAGGCACACCAGCGGCGAGGccccagaagaagaagaacctcCAACTACTCCGCCCGATGCCGCTATCGGCGGCGGAGGATGAGGGGGCTGCCgccggtggtggtggtgggttTGCGGTGGCTGGAGTGAGGTCGGGtgctccgcctcctcctcctcctcctcctcgatcaTGTTCAGATCGATCCCCATCCTCTCCCTCCCAACACCCCACGCCAAAGAGAAGCAGAAAGAAGAACGGAGAAGCCCAAAGGTGCAGTAGATAAAGAAAAGGGGAGAATGGGTGGGGTCTCCGGTGTGGGACTAAAAGAAGAACTTCGGCGGAGGAAGCAATGCTGCGTGGATGGAGCGGCTGGGTGAAAAAGAAGGGATCGGGGCGGCTGGGTGAAAAAGAAGGGATCGGGCGTCGTCGTATCTAAATTTCACCCAACGCTATCACAAAGTGTCATTGAATTTCGGCCCCCGCTcgaaattcgccgacgctttttgaTAGCGTCGGCGGGGAAGAGTCGGCAAAAccgtattttcttgtagtgttggCTGAGTAATGAGGCTTCATAGGGGCGTGATGATGTGAGGAGGAAGTTCACAGGATTTTTGATAAGGCACTCTTCTTATCACGCGATGGATGGATAAGGATGAGACGCCCTTTTCATCCTTATTACATCCCTTCCAAAATACGCCTCTTTTCATGAGGCGCTCCCTTTGGATCACACGCCCCCTGATGGGTgaatggatgggatgcatcctttggtgatgcatctcTATGCCACCTATGTTttcaatcaatccaactctctctcttatcccttctttcttacaagtcttCTTCTTTCTAACATCTCTCTCTTAggttgtcctaagccaagacaaggagaTCTTCTTTAGGATAAATAGTTTAGAAGGAGatttagaaaaaagaagaagattagaaagaaaggaaagcaaatcATTAGAGTTCTTTGAAAAAATTCCGCATCAAGAAtcaagttctttggagctagagtcttgaccCAGTttctgtgtggatcaacgttgaagggtgaacacttgggcacctagtaaaaattctgcatattggatatagcgttgGAAATATTCCTctattcatatatttatatttatttatttgattattactattaaggtgatcttggttcATAAGGATTTGATGTAACGGGatcttattaagaaatttttgaaatcccgCGCTTCCGCTGCGCCCCTAGATCGCCATGAAACCCTACATATAAAACTCTGagtttgtgattgccttgttTTACATTGTTTCTCTTGTGCATTTACTTCTTTATCTTAGATCTATTTCAAGTGCACTTACTTTAGCAATCCCATTCCTTCTTGCTAATCTTTGGACTGAATTCAAGCCTTACACCCAAAGAGCTTTAGCAAGATATCTTTCCACTATACTTAACTCTAAAACTGATTAAGTTTAAATATGTTaagataaattttttaattatccaattcaccgccccccccccccctctcttagGCTgcatatctgggcaacaattggtatcagagcaggtgttcTAATATTTATTGTTGATCCTATCAACAAAGCTAAAGATCATAGCAGCCCCTGTTGGGACATCTGTGTTAGAAGGCCAATCCACAAGCAGACCGCCGGCGCCACTGTTTGTTGGATCAAACTATACATATTAGAAAGCATGAATGTGTATTTTCATTCAGGCCTTAGATTATGATTTGTGGACTGTTATTttaaatggacctcacacacccacaaaaaTAATTGATGGCATCCCCTTTcctaaatttgaaaatgaaTGGGATACGCAAGATAAAAGATTGGCTCAAATAAATGCTAAATACATAAATGTGTTATATTgctctttagatgcaaatgaatttaatagaatatctactggCATCTTTGCTATGAAAATCTGGGATAGATTAGAAGTGACTCATGAAGGAACAAACCAAGTTAAAGAGTCAAAAAGTAATATTCTTGTGTATAAATATGAACTCTTTAAAATGGAACGATATGAGTCAATATCTgatatgtttactagatttactaacATTATTAATGATCTAAAGAGTCTTGGCAAGTCCTACACTAATAGTGAACTTGTGAGAAAAATTCTTAGGTATTTGCCAAAGAtatggaaagccaaggtgacTGCAATACAGGaggccaaagacctcaacattCTACCCTTGGAAGAGCTACTAGGTTCACTGATGACCCATGAACTGAACATGAATCAGAATCTAGATGAAGAGCAGAAGAAAGTAAGAATAATCGCCTTCAAATCCAGCAAGAAGGAAGGCACTGCATCTGACTCCTCTGATGACAAAAAAGAAATGGCATTATTAACAAGGagattcaaaagtttcataagaaGGAAGTGGCAAGATAAAAGGACATTAGCTAAGGGAGATTCTGGCAAAGATAAGGAACAGCCAGTGTCATGTTATGAATGTGGAAAGTTGGGCCACTACAAACTAGATTGTCCATTGTTTAAGGAAAGACCGAAAAGATTCTAGAAGAAAGCAATAATGGCAACTCGGAAAGATAGCGAAGCATGCAGCtccgaggaagaagaagaacaatcaGAGAAAGCTAACCTCTGTTTCATGGCACATGAAAATAAGGTAAATCTTGAAACACAAAATGACCTTATATTTAATGAATTACATTTTGCTTTTTCTGAACTCCTTGAAGAATATGAGAAGCTATCTCTCAAACTTAAAAAtcataagaaagcaaattcttgGATttcaaaagagaaggatttaatcaatgaaatgaaagaaaaattgagTACTGAAAATAATCTTTTGAAATCGAATTCAAaggaattgattcagaaaaagtGGGTACTATGGAAGTGATCTAGCAGCTCAAAATtttatc
This portion of the Phoenix dactylifera cultivar Barhee BC4 chromosome 11, palm_55x_up_171113_PBpolish2nd_filt_p, whole genome shotgun sequence genome encodes:
- the LOC120112573 gene encoding auxin response factor 3-like, yielding MGIDLNMIEEEEEEEAEHPTSLQPPQTHHHHRRQPPHPPPPIAASGGVVGGSSSSGASPLVCLELWHACAGPLISLPRKGRVVVYLLQGHLEQLGDGGGVGLLHYDVPPHVFCRILDVKLRVGFLNVIHS